A window of the Loxodonta africana isolate mLoxAfr1 chromosome 3, mLoxAfr1.hap2, whole genome shotgun sequence genome harbors these coding sequences:
- the TECR gene encoding very-long-chain enoyl-CoA reductase translates to MKHYEVEILDAKTREKLCFLDKVEPHATIAEIKNLFTKTHPQWYPARQSLRLDPKGKSLKDEDVLQKLPVGTTATLYFRDLGAQISWVTVFLTEYAGPLFIYLLFYFRVPFIYGHKYDFTSSRHTVVHLACICHSFHYIKRLLETLFVHRFSHGTMPLRNIFKNCTYYWGFAAWMAYYINHPLYTPPTYGAQQVKLALAIFVTCQLGNFSIHMALRNLRPAGSKTRKIPFPTKNPFTWLFLLVSCPNYTYEVGSWIGFTIMTQCLPVALFSLVGFTQMTIWAKGKHRSYLKEFRDYPPLRSPIIPFLL, encoded by the exons GTGGAGATTCTGGACGCGAAGACGCGGGAGAAGCTGTGCTTCCTAGACAAG GTGGAACCGCATGCCACCATCGCTGAGATCAAGAACCTTTTCACCAAGACAC ATCCGCAGTGGTACCCTGCCCGCCAGTCCCTCCGCCTGGACCCCA AGGGCAAGTCCCTGAAGGACGAAGATGTCCTGCAAAAGCTGCCTGTAGGCACCACGGCCACACTGTACTTCCGGGACCTGGGGGCCCAGATCAGCTGGGTGACG GTGTTCCTGACAGAGTATGCAGGGCCCCTTTTCATCTACCTGCTTTTCTACTTCCGGGTACCCTTCATCTATGGCCACAAATATGACTTCACATCCAGTCGGCACACAGTCGTCCA CCTCGCCTGCATCTGCCACTCATTCCACTACATCAAGCGCCTGCTGGAGACACTCTTCGTGCACCGCTTCTCCCATGGCACCATGCCCCTGCGCAACATCTTCAAG AACTGCACGTACTACTGGGGCTTTGCTGCCTGGATGGCGTATTACATCAACCACCCTCTCTACACGCCCCCCA CCTATGGAGCTCAGCAGGTGAAGCTGGCGCTCGCCATCTTTGTG ACCTGCCAGCTCGGCAACTTCTCCATCCACATGGCCCTGCGGAACCTGCGGCCGGCAG GGTCCAAGACGAGGAAGATCCCCTTCCCCACCAAGAACCCCTTCACATGGCTCTTCCTGCTGGTGTCCTGCCCCAACTACACCTATGAG GTCGGCTCCTGGATTGGCTTCACCATCATGACACAGTGTCTCCCAG TGGCTCTCTTCTCCCTGGTCGGCTTCACCCAGATGACCATCTGGGCCAAGGGCAAGCACCGAAGCTACCTGAAGGAGTTCCGCGACTACCCGCCCCTGCGTTCACCCATCATCCCCTTCCTGCTCTGA
- the NDUFB7 gene encoding NADH dehydrogenase [ubiquinone] 1 beta subcomplex subunit 7, giving the protein MGAHLGRRYLGDSSGQPDPLRMPTFPPDYGIPGRKEREMVATQQQMNDAQLVVQQRDYCAHYLIQFLKCKRDSFPNFLACKHERHNWDYCEHLDYVSRMKEFERERRLLQRKKRREKREADAARGHGSGEVAPEVAL; this is encoded by the exons ATGGGGGCGCATCTGGGCCGGCGATACTTGGGCGATAGCTCGGGGCAGCCCGACCCCCTGCGGATGCCCACCTTTCCGCCGGACTACGGCATCCCCGGGCGCAAGGAGCGCG AGATGGTGGCCACACAGCAGCAGATGAATGACGCTCAGCTGGTGGTGCAGCAGCGGGACTACTGCGCCCACTACCTCATCCAGTTTCTCAAGTGCAAGCGTGACAGCTTCCCCAACTTCCTGGCCTGCAAGCATGAGCGGCACAACTGGGACTACTGCGAGCACCTTGA CTACGTGAGCCGCATGAAGGAGTTTGAACGGGAGCGGCGGCTGCTCCAGCGGAAGAAACGGCGGGAAAAGAGGGAGGCGGATGCAGCCAGGGGCCATGGGTCTGGAGAGGTGGCCCCTGAGGTGGCCCTGTAG